One stretch of Melioribacteraceae bacterium 4301-Me DNA includes these proteins:
- a CDS encoding aldo/keto reductase yields MEYTHLGRTGLKVSRLCLGTMNFGPYTSESDSFRIMNRALELGINFFDTANVYGGEKGVGATEQIIGKWLLEDKSRRHKIVLATKVYGKTGEGPNDSKLSAYHIRKACEDSLKRLQTDHIDLYQMHHIDRETPWEEIFQAMEQLVREGKIIYVGSSNFAAWNLAEAFYKAKERNFLGIVSEQSIYNLRNRNIELEVIPACKAFGIGLIPWSPLGGGILCGVLKEIKEGRRTREPLQKSVEKLRPQIEAYEKLCKEIGNEPSSVALAWVLSNPVVTAPIIGPRTLEQLEENVKSLELKLSDDVLKKLDEIWPGPGNQAPEAYAW; encoded by the coding sequence ATGGAATATACACATTTAGGCAGAACTGGATTAAAAGTAAGTCGACTTTGCTTAGGCACCATGAATTTTGGACCGTATACAAGTGAAAGCGATAGTTTTAGGATTATGAATCGTGCTTTAGAATTAGGAATAAACTTTTTTGATACAGCTAATGTTTACGGCGGAGAAAAGGGGGTTGGGGCAACCGAACAAATTATAGGCAAATGGTTATTAGAAGATAAAAGTAGACGCCATAAAATTGTACTTGCTACAAAAGTATATGGTAAAACGGGTGAAGGGCCAAATGACTCAAAACTATCAGCATATCACATACGAAAAGCATGTGAAGACAGTTTAAAGCGACTTCAAACAGATCATATTGACCTTTATCAAATGCACCATATTGATCGTGAAACCCCGTGGGAAGAAATTTTCCAAGCTATGGAACAACTTGTTAGAGAAGGAAAAATTATTTATGTGGGTAGCTCAAATTTTGCAGCTTGGAATTTAGCCGAAGCATTTTACAAAGCAAAGGAGAGAAATTTCCTTGGCATTGTTTCTGAGCAAAGTATTTACAACTTGAGAAATCGTAATATTGAACTCGAGGTGATACCTGCATGTAAAGCCTTTGGCATAGGTTTAATTCCTTGGAGCCCGTTAGGAGGAGGAATATTGTGCGGTGTGTTAAAAGAAATTAAGGAAGGCAGAAGAACAAGGGAACCATTACAAAAATCAGTTGAAAAATTACGCCCACAAATCGAGGCGTATGAAAAATTATGTAAAGAAATTGGGAACGAGCCTTCCAGTGTTGCACTTGCTTGGGTTTTAAGCAACCCAGTTGTTACAGCGCCAATTATAGGACCAAGAACACTTGAGCAGCTTGAAGAAAATGTAAAATCACTTGAACTAAAATTAAGTGATGATGTTCTAAAAAAATTAGATGAGATTTGGCCTGGTCCTGGCAATCAAGCTCCAGAAGCATATGCCTGGTAA